One genomic region from Skermania piniformis encodes:
- the rplX gene encoding 50S ribosomal protein L24, giving the protein MKVHKGDTVLVISGKDKGAKGKVIQAYPKDERVLVEGVNRIKKHTAQSANQRGASSGGIVTQEAPIHVSNVMVVDSDGKPTRVGYRTDENGKRVRISRRNGKDI; this is encoded by the coding sequence ATGAAGGTGCACAAGGGCGACACGGTGCTCGTCATCTCGGGTAAAGACAAGGGCGCCAAGGGCAAGGTCATCCAGGCCTATCCCAAGGACGAGCGGGTGCTCGTCGAAGGGGTGAACCGGATCAAGAAGCACACTGCGCAGTCGGCGAATCAGCGCGGCGCGTCCTCGGGCGGCATCGTGACCCAGGAGGCCCCGATTCATGTGTCGAACGTGATGGTGGTCGACTCCGACGGCAAGCCGACCCGTGTGGGATACCGCACCGACGAGAACGGCAAGCGGGTCCGCATCTCCCGGCGCAACGGGAAGGACATCTGA
- the rplE gene encoding 50S ribosomal protein L5, with the protein MTTTERVQPRLKLRYREEIKDALNGEFSYANVMQIPGVVKVVVNMGVGDAARDAKLINGAVADLALITGQKPEIRKARKSIAQFKLREGMPIGARVTLRGDRMWEFLDRLVSIALPRIRDFRGLSPKQFDGNGNYTFGLNEQSMFHEIDVDKIDRPRGMDITIVTSATNDEEGRALLRHLGFPFKEN; encoded by the coding sequence ATGACGACGACCGAGCGTGTGCAGCCGCGACTGAAGCTGCGGTACCGCGAAGAGATCAAGGACGCGCTGAACGGCGAGTTCAGCTACGCCAACGTGATGCAGATCCCGGGCGTGGTGAAGGTCGTGGTGAACATGGGCGTCGGCGACGCCGCCCGTGACGCCAAGCTGATCAACGGTGCGGTGGCCGATCTGGCGCTGATCACCGGGCAGAAGCCGGAGATCCGCAAGGCGCGCAAGTCGATCGCGCAGTTCAAGCTGCGCGAAGGCATGCCGATCGGTGCCCGGGTGACCCTGCGTGGCGACCGGATGTGGGAGTTCCTCGATCGGCTGGTGTCGATCGCGCTGCCGCGTATCCGCGACTTCCGTGGGTTGTCGCCGAAGCAGTTCGACGGCAACGGCAACTACACCTTCGGGCTGAACGAGCAGTCGATGTTCCATGAGATCGACGTGGACAAGATCGATCGTCCGCGCGGCATGGATATCACCATCGTGACCTCCGCCACCAACGACGAGGAAGGCCGTGCACTGCTCCGGCACCTCGGTTTCCCGTTCAAGGAGAACTGA
- a CDS encoding ATP-binding cassette domain-containing protein encodes MLAIETNGLVKRFGRHVAVDGVDLQVPAGCVYGLLGPNGAGKTTTIRMLATLLPIDGGYARVLGHDVAVDAAAVRAKVALTGQFASLDEDLTGTENLVLLARLNGYSWAAARTRAAHLLTAFDLTDAGNRYVKNYSGGMRRRMDIAASIVVTPELIFLDEPTTGLDPRSRNQVWEIVRALVANGTTVLLTTQYLDEADQLAARIAVIDHGRVIAEGTPGELKASVGAGALHVRVADPDQRETAMNVLSRALGIPVMPESDPAAMTARLDDLTVAARALPALNTAQIAVTSFALGRPSLDEVFLALTGRPTADDTEPSTR; translated from the coding sequence ATGCTCGCCATCGAAACCAACGGCCTGGTAAAGCGCTTCGGCCGCCACGTCGCGGTGGACGGCGTCGATCTCCAGGTCCCGGCGGGATGCGTGTACGGCCTGCTCGGGCCGAACGGCGCCGGCAAGACGACGACCATTCGGATGCTGGCAACCCTGCTGCCGATCGACGGGGGGTACGCGCGCGTCCTCGGCCACGACGTCGCCGTCGACGCCGCCGCCGTTCGGGCGAAGGTGGCGCTCACCGGTCAGTTCGCCTCGCTGGACGAGGACCTGACCGGAACCGAGAACCTGGTCCTGCTGGCCCGGCTCAACGGATACTCCTGGGCGGCAGCGCGGACCCGAGCGGCCCACCTGCTGACCGCGTTCGACCTGACCGACGCCGGCAACCGCTACGTCAAGAACTACTCCGGTGGGATGCGCCGGCGAATGGACATCGCCGCCAGCATCGTCGTCACTCCGGAACTGATCTTTTTGGACGAACCGACGACCGGACTGGATCCACGCAGCCGCAATCAGGTCTGGGAGATCGTGCGCGCACTGGTCGCCAACGGCACGACCGTGCTGCTGACCACACAGTATCTGGACGAAGCGGATCAGCTGGCGGCTCGAATCGCAGTGATCGACCACGGCCGGGTGATCGCCGAGGGGACGCCCGGGGAGCTCAAGGCATCGGTCGGCGCCGGGGCGCTGCACGTCCGCGTGGCCGATCCGGACCAGCGGGAGACCGCGATGAACGTGTTGTCGCGGGCGCTGGGCATCCCGGTGATGCCCGAATCGGACCCCGCGGCGATGACCGCTCGACTCGACGATCTGACCGTGGCAGCGCGGGCGTTACCGGCGCTGAATACCGCCCAGATCGCGGTGACCAGCTTCGCCCTGGGCCGGCCCAGCCTCGACGAGGTCTTCCTGGCGTTGACCGGCCGGCCCACCGCCGACGACACCGAGCCGAGCACCCGGTGA
- a CDS encoding GNAT family N-acetyltransferase encodes MTSTTAQDRIQDRRELTAVLVRALERRHEVLDAIVDAADRDEATAAIATLLDADPDHAQAVLGMTFGRLTKDERRKTQAELDDLDQRLEWTARDRPASTGRTVELRVFTADDRDVFGRRCADQYPDWDADRVAAERAQVLSRIEEETAAWFVAEETSGSTVGLVFGEIGSGEVDVAIWIDPERRKQGFGTAVIKHARDEFAREFPGTVLVVRSPS; translated from the coding sequence ATGACTTCAACGACCGCGCAGGACCGTATCCAGGATCGTCGGGAACTGACCGCCGTGCTCGTTCGAGCGCTGGAGCGCCGGCACGAGGTACTCGACGCGATCGTCGACGCGGCCGACCGGGACGAGGCGACCGCCGCGATCGCGACATTGCTCGACGCCGACCCCGACCACGCCCAGGCGGTGCTCGGCATGACCTTCGGTCGGCTCACCAAGGACGAGCGGCGCAAGACGCAGGCCGAACTGGACGATCTGGATCAGCGCCTGGAGTGGACCGCCCGGGACCGCCCGGCCAGCACCGGACGCACCGTAGAGCTGCGGGTGTTCACCGCCGACGACCGTGACGTGTTCGGCCGGCGGTGCGCCGACCAGTACCCGGACTGGGATGCCGATCGGGTGGCGGCCGAGCGGGCCCAGGTGTTGTCCCGGATCGAGGAAGAGACGGCGGCGTGGTTCGTCGCGGAGGAAACGTCCGGTTCGACAGTCGGGCTGGTCTTCGGTGAGATCGGCAGTGGCGAGGTCGACGTCGCGATCTGGATCGACCCGGAGCGGCGTAAGCAGGGCTTCGGCACCGCGGTGATCAAACACGCTCGCGACGAGTTCGCCCGGGAGTTCCCCGGGACCGTGCTGGTGGTTCGCTCGCCCTCCTGA
- a CDS encoding ABC transporter permease translates to MTATADRPIAPSTIADVLRHNEARPRPPSAWSASLTFTWRALLKIKHVPEQLLDVTLTPISFTLVFTYLFGGAIAGSPTDYVQYLLPGILTQTMVMMSMYAGITLNKDMSKGVFDRFRSLPIWRAAPMVGALVGDLCRYTIALVVTVAVGLLVGFRPHGGLLGVVAGALLVMVFAFSLSWVWTTIGMLMRTEQAVLGTSMLIMFPLAFTSNILVEPQTMPGWLRTAAEVNPVSHLATATRGLMQNTLELDQLAIVLGWSAGLVIVFAPLTMRLYGRRT, encoded by the coding sequence GTGACCGCGACCGCGGATCGGCCGATCGCGCCGTCGACGATTGCCGACGTGCTGCGGCACAACGAGGCGCGGCCCCGGCCACCGTCCGCGTGGTCGGCCTCGCTGACCTTCACCTGGCGAGCGCTACTCAAGATCAAACACGTGCCGGAGCAATTGCTCGACGTCACTCTGACTCCGATCAGCTTCACCCTGGTATTCACCTACCTCTTCGGCGGTGCCATCGCCGGGTCGCCGACCGACTACGTGCAGTACCTGCTTCCGGGCATCCTCACCCAGACGATGGTGATGATGTCGATGTACGCCGGGATAACGTTGAACAAGGACATGAGCAAAGGGGTGTTCGATCGGTTCCGATCGCTGCCGATCTGGCGCGCGGCCCCGATGGTCGGCGCCTTGGTCGGCGATCTGTGCCGGTACACCATCGCCCTCGTGGTGACCGTAGCGGTCGGGCTGCTCGTCGGATTCCGGCCACACGGCGGCCTGCTCGGAGTCGTGGCAGGAGCACTGCTGGTGATGGTATTCGCATTCAGCCTGTCCTGGGTGTGGACCACGATCGGGATGCTGATGCGCACCGAGCAGGCGGTGCTCGGGACCAGCATGCTGATCATGTTCCCCCTCGCCTTCACCAGCAATATCCTGGTCGAGCCACAGACCATGCCGGGCTGGTTGCGGACCGCCGCCGAGGTCAACCCGGTCAGCCATCTGGCGACGGCAACCCGCGGCCTGATGCAGAACACCCTGGAACTCGATCAGCTGGCGATCGTGCTCGGGTGGAGCGCCGGTCTGGTCATCGTGTTCGCCCCGCTGACCATGCGGTTGTACGGCCGCCGGACCTGA
- a CDS encoding TetR/AcrR family transcriptional regulator, translating to MADTPVELPGAGPTAGVGSAFRARLLDGLAASIGERGYRATTVADIVRHARTSKRTFYDVFAGKQECFVELLTVSNQELVARIRAAVDPDADWQVQVRQAIEVWVDDLATRPAITLSWIRELPGLERDVRTVQRWGMMAFVEMFVELSSSPGFSRAGIAPIDRRTAILLFGGLRELSALTVEDGADPRDIVETAVAGSTALLSSGGARLPVNPAGSPDPRPQQDDRCR from the coding sequence ATGGCGGATACACCGGTCGAGCTGCCGGGTGCGGGCCCGACCGCAGGCGTCGGCAGCGCGTTCCGAGCTCGGCTGCTCGACGGTTTGGCCGCTTCGATCGGAGAACGGGGCTATCGCGCCACCACCGTCGCCGACATCGTGCGCCATGCGCGTACGTCCAAACGCACCTTCTACGACGTGTTCGCCGGCAAGCAGGAGTGCTTCGTCGAGCTCCTGACCGTCAGCAATCAGGAGTTGGTCGCCCGAATCCGGGCCGCAGTCGATCCCGACGCAGACTGGCAGGTTCAGGTCCGGCAGGCGATCGAGGTGTGGGTGGACGACCTGGCAACCCGACCGGCGATCACGCTGAGTTGGATTCGCGAGCTCCCCGGACTGGAGCGCGACGTCCGTACGGTCCAGCGTTGGGGAATGATGGCGTTCGTCGAGATGTTCGTCGAGCTGAGTTCCAGCCCGGGCTTTTCTCGGGCCGGGATCGCGCCGATCGATCGCCGGACGGCGATCCTGCTGTTCGGCGGCCTACGTGAGCTGAGCGCGTTGACGGTCGAGGATGGTGCCGATCCCCGGGACATCGTCGAGACTGCGGTAGCCGGATCGACGGCCCTGTTGTCGAGCGGCGGCGCACGACTGCCGGTCAATCCCGCCGGTTCGCCGGATCCTCGTCCGCAGCAAGATGATCGATGTCGCTGA
- a CDS encoding cytochrome P450 — MTETVAVGAQGATSGPGRRPPRPPLPMLVQGFMFAGFRRRTLRRLRDRYGPVYALNLPVFGSTVVMSDPELVRAVFTADAEDLVNIRPSLSRLFGPGSVFALDGRAHRERRKLLGPPFHGRSIKNYEQVIEEETVRESAGWVDGTELRTLEPMNRITLNVILRTVFGADGAELDELRRIIPPWVTLGSRVATLPEPPFPTSRFSPWGRLAEFRQTFDRVVDALIDKAQADPELDERTDILALLLRSRYDDGSTMSRRDVADELLTLLGAGHETTASSLSWAFERLRRHPAVLAELVAEVDAGGRDFRQATILELQRARTVIDFAGRHVAATHFDLGEWRIPHGSSIIVSIADLHENADIFPNPERFDPHRFVDSKPPTFAWVPFGGGTRRCIGAAFANTEMDVVLRTVLQRFHLETDTAPDEKVHSRGVAYVPGDGGRVVLHRRKV, encoded by the coding sequence ATGACCGAAACGGTCGCAGTCGGTGCGCAAGGTGCTACGTCGGGCCCCGGGCGGCGCCCGCCGCGCCCGCCGCTGCCGATGCTCGTGCAGGGGTTCATGTTCGCCGGCTTTCGTCGCCGCACGCTGCGCCGGTTGCGTGATCGATACGGTCCGGTGTACGCGCTGAACCTCCCGGTCTTCGGCTCCACCGTGGTGATGTCCGACCCGGAGCTGGTGCGTGCGGTATTCACCGCCGACGCCGAGGACCTGGTCAACATCCGGCCGAGCTTGAGTCGCCTTTTCGGACCCGGTTCCGTGTTCGCCCTCGACGGACGTGCGCATCGCGAGCGCCGCAAGCTGCTGGGTCCGCCGTTCCACGGTCGTAGCATCAAGAACTACGAGCAGGTCATCGAGGAAGAGACGGTGCGTGAGTCGGCCGGCTGGGTGGACGGGACCGAGCTCCGAACGTTGGAGCCGATGAACCGGATCACGCTGAACGTGATCCTGCGAACCGTGTTCGGGGCCGACGGTGCCGAACTCGACGAGTTGCGTCGGATCATTCCGCCTTGGGTCACGCTCGGTTCACGGGTAGCGACGCTGCCCGAACCACCGTTCCCGACCAGCCGTTTTTCCCCGTGGGGCCGGTTGGCGGAGTTCCGCCAGACCTTCGACCGGGTGGTCGATGCGTTGATCGACAAGGCGCAGGCCGATCCCGAGCTCGACGAGCGCACCGACATCCTCGCCTTGCTGTTACGCAGCCGCTACGACGACGGTTCGACGATGTCGCGCCGGGATGTCGCCGACGAGCTGCTGACCTTGCTCGGCGCCGGGCATGAGACGACGGCGTCGTCCCTGAGTTGGGCATTCGAGCGACTTCGCCGGCACCCCGCAGTTCTTGCCGAACTGGTCGCCGAGGTCGACGCCGGTGGCCGGGACTTCCGGCAGGCGACGATTCTGGAACTGCAGCGGGCGCGGACAGTGATCGACTTCGCCGGTCGCCATGTGGCGGCGACACATTTCGACCTGGGGGAGTGGCGGATTCCGCACGGCAGTTCGATCATCGTCAGCATCGCCGACCTGCACGAGAACGCCGATATCTTTCCGAATCCCGAGCGGTTCGATCCGCATCGGTTCGTCGACAGCAAGCCGCCGACCTTCGCGTGGGTTCCGTTCGGTGGCGGCACCCGCCGCTGCATCGGTGCGGCGTTCGCGAACACCGAGATGGACGTCGTGCTGCGCACCGTTTTGCAGCGCTTCCACCTGGAGACCGATACCGCACCGGACGAGAAGGTGCACAGTCGCGGCGTCGCCTACGTCCCCGGGGACGGCGGGCGGGTAGTGCTGCACCGGCGGAAGGTCTGA
- a CDS encoding type Z 30S ribosomal protein S14: MAKKALINKAAKKPKFAVRAYTRCQRCGRPHAVYRKFGLCRVCVREMAHRGELPGVHKSSW; encoded by the coding sequence ATGGCCAAGAAAGCTCTGATCAACAAGGCCGCCAAGAAGCCGAAGTTCGCGGTGCGCGCCTACACCCGGTGCCAGCGTTGCGGCCGGCCGCACGCGGTGTACCGCAAGTTCGGTCTCTGCCGGGTCTGCGTCCGGGAAATGGCGCATCGCGGCGAGCTGCCGGGCGTGCACAAGAGCAGCTGGTAA
- the rplN gene encoding 50S ribosomal protein L14 produces the protein MIQQESRLRVADNTGAKEILCIRVLGGSSRRYAGIGDVIVATVKDAIPGGNVKRGDVVKAVVVRTKKERRRPDGSYIRFDENAAVLIKPDNDPRGTRIFGPVGRELREKKFMKIVSLAPEVL, from the coding sequence GTGATTCAGCAGGAGTCGCGACTGCGGGTCGCCGACAACACCGGGGCGAAGGAGATCCTTTGCATCCGGGTGCTCGGTGGGTCGTCGCGTCGCTACGCCGGGATCGGCGACGTCATCGTCGCCACCGTCAAGGACGCGATCCCCGGCGGCAACGTCAAGCGCGGCGACGTCGTGAAGGCCGTCGTCGTACGCACCAAGAAGGAACGGCGGCGGCCGGACGGGAGCTACATCCGGTTCGACGAGAACGCCGCGGTTCTGATCAAGCCGGACAACGATCCGCGCGGTACCCGCATCTTCGGCCCGGTCGGGCGCGAACTGCGGGAAAAGAAGTTCATGAAGATCGTTTCGCTCGCCCCGGAGGTGCTGTAG
- a CDS encoding AIM24 family protein, with translation MRSLARGENCPAPSEQLTVGVRCAAPLDVSALLLGRDGRVRSDTDLVFFNNPVGPGVSYHHGRGQGDVVEIDTRAIPADVDTVAVTASLDGSGPPTFANAGALVATVGPLSFEITGLTSESAVVCVEIYRRDAAWKVRAVGQGFDDGLAGIATAFGIDVDAEPEPSPAPVGPPPGVTPVVPPPPPPTGGASAMHSDLFSPTHAEVAGLGIQKQGSKMARVGLQGEVLVRAGSMVAYQGEMRFQALGAGGIGRAIRQHLSGEGVPLMKVSGHGDLFVANAAAEVHLIDLDGSDGLTINGANVLCFEPTLSYEIGRVRGAAAAGNAGLFNCVFTGRGRIAITTEGAPVVLNVDQPTYADPQAAVAWSSSLQVGRKANDSFNLGTLMGRSTGERFTLSFSGRGFVIVQPSEQPPGGLIAGAGAGQQAGVGGSALGGILGR, from the coding sequence GTGCGCAGCCTGGCCCGTGGGGAGAACTGTCCGGCACCGAGCGAACAGCTGACGGTCGGTGTGCGATGCGCGGCCCCGCTGGATGTGTCCGCGCTGCTGCTCGGTCGGGACGGGCGGGTCCGTTCCGACACCGATCTCGTGTTCTTCAACAACCCGGTCGGTCCCGGCGTCTCCTACCACCACGGGCGGGGGCAGGGCGACGTCGTCGAGATCGACACCCGAGCGATCCCGGCCGACGTCGATACCGTCGCGGTGACCGCCAGCCTGGACGGATCGGGACCGCCTACCTTCGCGAACGCCGGCGCACTGGTCGCCACGGTCGGCCCGCTGAGCTTCGAGATCACCGGGCTGACCAGCGAGTCGGCGGTGGTGTGCGTCGAAATCTACCGGCGGGACGCGGCCTGGAAGGTGCGCGCGGTCGGCCAGGGTTTCGACGACGGCCTGGCCGGGATCGCCACCGCTTTCGGCATCGACGTCGACGCCGAGCCGGAACCGTCACCAGCGCCGGTGGGTCCACCGCCGGGCGTCACCCCGGTGGTACCGCCACCGCCGCCACCGACCGGAGGAGCCAGTGCGATGCACAGTGACCTGTTCAGCCCGACCCACGCAGAAGTAGCCGGCCTCGGCATCCAGAAGCAGGGCAGCAAGATGGCCCGCGTCGGGTTGCAGGGCGAGGTCCTCGTCCGAGCCGGCTCGATGGTCGCCTACCAGGGCGAGATGCGGTTCCAGGCGCTCGGCGCCGGCGGCATCGGCCGCGCCATCCGGCAACACCTGTCCGGCGAGGGGGTGCCGCTGATGAAGGTGAGCGGGCACGGCGACCTGTTCGTCGCCAACGCGGCCGCCGAGGTGCATCTGATCGATCTGGACGGCAGCGACGGGCTGACGATCAACGGCGCCAACGTGCTCTGCTTCGAGCCGACCCTGTCCTACGAGATCGGCCGGGTCCGCGGCGCCGCTGCAGCGGGCAACGCGGGTCTGTTCAACTGTGTCTTCACCGGCCGCGGCCGGATCGCGATCACCACCGAAGGCGCCCCGGTCGTGCTGAACGTCGACCAACCGACCTATGCCGACCCGCAGGCCGCGGTGGCGTGGTCGTCCAGCCTGCAGGTAGGCCGGAAAGCCAACGACTCGTTCAATCTGGGGACGCTCATGGGCCGCAGCACCGGCGAACGGTTCACCCTGTCGTTTTCCGGCCGCGGCTTCGTCATCGTGCAGCCGTCCGAGCAGCCACCCGGCGGCCTGATCGCCGGTGCGGGTGCGGGCCAGCAGGCGGGCGTCGGCGGCAGTGCCCTGGGCGGGATCCTCGGCCGCTGA
- a CDS encoding diadenosine tetraphosphate hydrolase, whose amino-acid sequence MTEPDTDFRRDPVGTALRGTNPTVLRRLPGSFAAFGFSQFLPGYCVLLTDRPGIGALADLDRTERMAFLTSMDLLATAIETACRAVVGNFRRMNLEILGNTDEFLHAHLWPRYHWEPAEYQPGPVWFYPPDRWSAPEQLPGPEHDRVREAICTELDRLTDLDPR is encoded by the coding sequence GTGACCGAACCAGACACCGATTTCCGCCGAGATCCGGTCGGCACTGCTCTGCGCGGTACCAACCCGACCGTGCTGCGCCGGCTACCGGGCAGCTTCGCGGCGTTCGGTTTCAGCCAGTTCCTGCCCGGCTACTGCGTATTGCTCACCGACCGACCGGGCATCGGCGCCCTGGCCGACCTCGACCGCACCGAGCGAATGGCGTTTCTGACCAGCATGGATCTGCTCGCCACCGCGATCGAGACGGCATGCCGTGCGGTAGTCGGCAACTTCCGCCGGATGAACCTGGAGATCCTCGGCAACACCGACGAGTTCCTGCACGCCCACCTCTGGCCCCGCTACCACTGGGAACCGGCCGAGTACCAACCCGGACCGGTCTGGTTCTATCCGCCCGACCGCTGGTCTGCGCCGGAACAATTGCCCGGCCCGGAACACGATCGGGTCCGTGAGGCGATCTGCACCGAGCTCGACCGGCTGACCGACCTCGATCCGCGCTGA
- a CDS encoding pseudouridine synthase, with translation MPTDGTWPTIHAYLVARFDGRVRDERIDEMFAAGEIVDLAGPVAADTPYRPGDAIWFHRDLPDEPPVPFSIDVLHRDEAVLVVDKPHFLATIPRGRHVLETALVRLRHELDLPRLVPAHRLDRATAGVLLFVVDPAVRGAYQQLFAHRRVHKVYEAIAAYRPDLDLPRTVRSRIVKLRQVVAAFEEPGEPNSETLVELHSHRDGVGRYRLTPTTGRTHQLRLHLESLGIPILGDDLYPTVTDRPLDDFTRPLQLLARTLAFADPITGEPRRFDSNRTLSAWTDPDSWTTR, from the coding sequence ATGCCCACCGACGGGACGTGGCCGACGATCCACGCCTACCTGGTCGCGCGGTTCGACGGGCGGGTACGCGACGAACGGATCGACGAAATGTTCGCTGCCGGCGAGATCGTCGATCTCGCCGGCCCGGTCGCCGCGGACACGCCCTATCGGCCGGGCGACGCGATCTGGTTCCACCGCGACCTGCCCGACGAGCCGCCGGTGCCGTTCTCGATCGATGTCCTGCACCGGGACGAGGCGGTGCTGGTGGTGGACAAGCCACACTTCCTGGCGACCATCCCGCGCGGCCGGCATGTGCTCGAAACCGCCTTGGTCCGGCTGCGCCACGAACTCGACCTACCCCGGCTGGTGCCGGCACATCGGCTCGACCGGGCGACCGCGGGCGTGCTCTTGTTCGTGGTCGACCCCGCCGTCCGCGGCGCCTACCAGCAACTCTTTGCCCACCGACGGGTACACAAGGTGTACGAGGCGATCGCTGCGTACCGCCCGGATCTCGACTTACCCCGCACCGTACGCAGCCGGATCGTCAAACTGCGCCAGGTGGTCGCGGCCTTCGAAGAACCTGGGGAACCGAACAGCGAAACCCTGGTCGAGTTGCACTCCCATCGCGACGGTGTCGGCCGCTATCGACTGACCCCCACCACCGGCCGGACCCACCAGCTCCGCCTGCACCTCGAATCACTCGGCATCCCGATCCTCGGCGACGACCTGTACCCCACCGTGACCGACCGCCCACTCGACGACTTCACCCGACCGTTGCAACTGTTGGCCCGCACCTTGGCCTTCGCCGATCCGATCACCGGCGAGCCACGCCGGTTCGACTCGAACCGAACCCTGAGTGCGTGGACCGACCCGGACAGCTGGACGACTAGGTAG
- a CDS encoding APC family permease yields MAHTDQSTSNESPTELKRVLGPGLLLLFIVGDILGAGVYAVTGQMISYVGGMAWLPFALAFIVATLTAFSYLELVTKYPQAAGAALYAHKAFGIHFVTFLVAFAVICSGITSAATSSNVVAGNLLVGLHETFGAGDGLGWFEVPEGRTAQLVVALAFMVLLALVNLRGVGESVKFNVILTLLEMAALAIVITIGFVAAARGTGEGDVANLLVFEDPNEKGWFLAVTIATTIAFFAMVGFEDSVNMVEETKNPEKIFPRMMLTGLGIACLIYILVVVAVVAVLPLDYNSGDEGILLHVVRLGAPSIPIDEIFPYLTVFAVANTALINMLMASRLLYGMACQGVLPRPLGAVLPGRRSPWLAILFSTALALILILVVNQLSGNSVVGALSGTTGLLLLCVFAVVNVACLVLKRRADKVFFRAPVWVPVSGAILCLFLAGPWARTSTQLIQYKIAGAMIGLGVVLWAITYIFHKRSGAGTGFSDIDHLAADEDPANRRD; encoded by the coding sequence ATGGCGCACACCGATCAGTCGACGTCGAACGAGTCGCCGACCGAACTCAAACGGGTACTCGGGCCCGGTTTGCTGCTGTTGTTCATCGTCGGCGACATTCTCGGCGCCGGTGTCTACGCGGTGACCGGGCAGATGATCTCCTACGTCGGCGGCATGGCGTGGTTGCCGTTCGCGCTCGCCTTCATCGTCGCGACGTTGACGGCGTTCTCCTACTTGGAGTTGGTCACCAAGTACCCGCAGGCGGCCGGCGCAGCGCTCTACGCGCACAAGGCATTCGGCATCCACTTCGTCACCTTCCTGGTCGCGTTCGCGGTCATCTGTTCCGGGATCACCAGCGCGGCGACCTCGTCGAATGTCGTCGCCGGGAACCTGCTGGTCGGACTCCACGAGACGTTCGGCGCGGGCGACGGCCTCGGCTGGTTCGAGGTTCCCGAGGGCCGCACGGCGCAGTTGGTGGTCGCCCTGGCCTTCATGGTTCTCCTGGCGCTGGTCAATCTGCGTGGCGTCGGCGAGTCGGTGAAGTTCAACGTGATTCTGACGCTGCTCGAGATGGCCGCGTTGGCGATCGTGATCACCATCGGGTTCGTCGCCGCCGCACGCGGTACCGGTGAGGGCGACGTCGCCAACCTGCTGGTTTTCGAGGATCCCAACGAGAAGGGGTGGTTTCTCGCGGTCACCATCGCGACCACGATCGCCTTCTTCGCCATGGTGGGTTTCGAGGACTCGGTGAACATGGTCGAGGAGACCAAGAACCCGGAAAAGATCTTCCCCAGGATGATGCTGACCGGCCTCGGCATCGCCTGCCTCATCTACATTCTGGTGGTCGTGGCGGTGGTCGCCGTGCTGCCGCTGGACTACAACTCCGGCGACGAGGGCATCCTGCTGCACGTTGTGCGGCTCGGCGCGCCGTCGATTCCGATCGACGAGATATTTCCCTACCTCACGGTGTTCGCAGTGGCGAACACCGCGCTGATCAATATGTTGATGGCCAGTCGACTGCTCTACGGGATGGCCTGTCAAGGGGTGCTGCCCCGGCCGTTGGGTGCGGTGTTGCCCGGTCGCCGCTCGCCGTGGCTGGCCATTCTCTTCTCGACCGCGTTGGCCTTGATCCTCATCCTGGTGGTCAACCAGTTGTCCGGGAACTCGGTGGTCGGTGCGCTGTCCGGAACCACCGGCTTGCTGCTGTTGTGTGTCTTCGCGGTGGTCAACGTCGCGTGCCTGGTGCTCAAGCGCCGCGCGGACAAAGTTTTCTTCCGGGCACCGGTGTGGGTTCCGGTCAGCGGGGCGATCCTCTGCTTGTTCCTGGCCGGCCCCTGGGCGCGAACCTCGACGCAGCTGATCCAGTACAAGATCGCCGGGGCGATGATCGGACTCGGGGTGGTGCTGTGGGCGATCACCTACATATTCCACAAGCGATCCGGGGCCGGAACCGGCTTCAGCGACATCGATCATCTTGCTGCGGACGAGGATCCGGCGAACCGGCGGGATTGA